One region of Juglans microcarpa x Juglans regia isolate MS1-56 chromosome 7S, Jm3101_v1.0, whole genome shotgun sequence genomic DNA includes:
- the LOC121240552 gene encoding beta-glucosidase BoGH3B-like isoform X1: protein MSIAEGMDSVYRDTNAPVEARIKDLLSRMTLKEKIGQMTQIERRVATLDAVKDFSIGSILSAGGSGPFAKAASSDWADMVDGIQKSALESRLGIPIIYAIDAVHGNNSVFGATIFPHNIGLGATRDADLNRKIGEATALEVRASGIHYTFAPCLAVCRDPRWGRCYESYSEDTEIVRKMTSIVSGLQGQPSQEHPKGYPFLAGRNNVIACAKHFVGDGGTDSGINEGDTISSYEDLERIHMAPYLDCISQGVSTVMASYSSWNGRKLHADHFLLTEILKDKLGFKGFVISDWEALDRLSEPRGSNYRYCISTAVNAGIDMVMVPLRYELFVTDMISLVESGEIPMARIDDAVERILRVKFVAGLFEFPFTDRSLLDSVGCKLHRDLAREAVRKSLVLLKNGKDPKKPFLPLDKIAKRILVVGTHADDLGYQCGGWTETWYGGSGRITIGTTILDAIKEAVGDETEVVYEQYPSADTLARRDFSYAIVAVGEEPYAETPGDNSKLVIPLNGDGIISAVADHIPTLVILVSGRPLVLEPWLLEKIDALIAAWLPGSEGGGIADVIFGDHDFKGRLPVTWFKRVEQLPLHIGVNSYDPLFPLGFGLTCNKEKSLN, encoded by the exons ATGAGCATAGCAGAGGGCATGGATTCCGTTTACAGGGACACCAACGCACCCGTAGAGGCTCGTATCAAAGACCTGCTTTCTCGGATGACATTGAAAGAGAAGATCGGCCAGATGACCCAGATTGAGCGCCGAGTCGCCACTCTTGACGCCGTCAAAGACTTCTCCATTG GGAGTATACTCAGTGCTGGTGGCAGTGGACCCTTTGCAAAAGCAGCGTCTTCAGATTGGGCTGATATGGTCGACGGGATTCAGAAGTCTGCGCTTGAGTCACGGCTCGGGATACCAATAATATATGCGATTGATGCGGTTCATGGTAACAATAGTGTCTTTGGTGCCACTATATTTCCTCACAATATTGGCCTCGGAGCTACGAG GGATGCGGATTTGAATCGAAAGATCGGGGAAGCAACAGCACTTGAAGTTAGGGCAAGCGGCATTCACTATACTTTTGCTCCATGTCTGGCT GTATGCAGAGATCCCCGATGGGGTAGATGCTACGAGAGTTACAGTGAAGACACTGAAATTGTTAGAAAGATGACTTCCATTGTCTCAGGCTTGCAGGGTCAGCCATCCCAAGAACACCCAAAAGGCTACCCTTTTTTGGCTGGAAG aAACAATGTTATTGCTTGTGCAAAGCATTTTGTGGGAGATGGGGGTACTGACAGTGGAATAAATGAGGGGGATACCATTTCATCATATGAGGACTTGGAGAGGATTCATATGGCACCTTATCTAGACTGTATTTCTCAAGGGGTTTCCACTGTTATGGCATCCTATTCTAGCTGGAATGGGCGTAAACTGCATGCTGATCATTTTCTCCTTAcagaaattttaaaagataagcTAGGTTTTAAG GGTTTTGTAATTTCCGACTGGGAAGCACTTGACCGATTAAGTGAACCGCGCGGCTCAAACTATCGTTACTGCATTTCCACTGCAGTTAATGCAGGAATAGACATG GTGATGGTGCCTCTGAGATATGAATTATTTGTGACGGATATGATCTCTCTGGTTGAATCAGGGGAGATACCAATGGCCAGGATTGATGATGCTGTTGAGCGGATACTCAGAGTGAAGTTTGTTGCTGGTCTTTTTGAATTTCCATTCACAGATAGATCTTTGCTGGATAGTGTTGGTTGCAAG TTGCATAGAGATCTAGCACGTGAAGCAGTCCGCAAGTCCTTGGttcttttgaaaaatggaaAGGATCCTAAGAAACCTTTTCTTCCATTAGACAAAATTGCTAAAAGAATTCTTGTTGTTGGAACACATGCTGATGATCTTGGATATCAGTGTGGAGGGTGGACAGAAACGTGGTATGGAGGCAGCGGAAGGATCACAATCG GCACAACCATCTTGGATGCAATTAAAGAAGCGGTGGGAGATGAAACAGAAGTAGTTTATGAGCAATATCCATCAGCAGACACTTTAGCACGTCGGGATTTCTCTTATGCAATTGTAGCTGTTGGTGAGGAACCCTATGCAGAGACCCCTGGTGATAATTCCAAGCTTGTAATCCCCTTGAATGGAGACGGCATAATAAGTGCAGTTGCTGACCATATCCCCACATTGGTGATTTTGGTATCCGGAAGACCCTTGGTTTTGGAGCCATGGCTTTTGGAAAAGATAGATGCTCTGATTGCTGCTTGGTTGCCTGGAAGTGAAGGAGGAGGAATTGCCGATGTTATCTTTGGGGATCACGACTTCAAGGGCCGACTACCAGTGACATGGTTTAAACGAGTCGAGCAACTGCCTTTGCATATTGGAGTCAATTCATATGACCCGTTATTCCCCCTAGGCTTTGGGTTGACGTGCAATAAAGAGAAATCTCTGAACTGA
- the LOC121240552 gene encoding beta-glucosidase BoGH3B-like isoform X2, whose amino-acid sequence MSIAEGMDSVYRDTNAPVEARIKDLLSRMTLKEKIGQMTQIERRVATLDAVKDFSIGSILSAGGSGPFAKAASSDWADMVDGIQKSALESRLGIPIIYAIDAVHGNNSVFGATIFPHNIGLGATRDADLNRKIGEATALEVRASGIHYTFAPCLAVCRDPRWGRCYESYSEDTEIVRKMTSIVSGLQGQPSQEHPKGYPFLAGRNNVIACAKHFVGDGGTDSGINEGDTISSYEDLERIHMAPYLDCISQGVSTVMASYSSWNGRKLHADHFLLTEILKDKLGFKGFVISDWEALDRLSEPRGSNYRYCISTAVNAGIDMVMVPLRYELFVTDMISLVESGEIPMARIDDAVERILRVKFVAGLFEFPFTDRSLLDSVGCKVIFSTWLVALLCLKRVIFRECTLFHQSDLVISPSNVIRLLLSIIITRRETISQSVSRLSFTINKGKKEFFFPGPFSAILIYQHSPFRRIVGWPQPVA is encoded by the exons ATGAGCATAGCAGAGGGCATGGATTCCGTTTACAGGGACACCAACGCACCCGTAGAGGCTCGTATCAAAGACCTGCTTTCTCGGATGACATTGAAAGAGAAGATCGGCCAGATGACCCAGATTGAGCGCCGAGTCGCCACTCTTGACGCCGTCAAAGACTTCTCCATTG GGAGTATACTCAGTGCTGGTGGCAGTGGACCCTTTGCAAAAGCAGCGTCTTCAGATTGGGCTGATATGGTCGACGGGATTCAGAAGTCTGCGCTTGAGTCACGGCTCGGGATACCAATAATATATGCGATTGATGCGGTTCATGGTAACAATAGTGTCTTTGGTGCCACTATATTTCCTCACAATATTGGCCTCGGAGCTACGAG GGATGCGGATTTGAATCGAAAGATCGGGGAAGCAACAGCACTTGAAGTTAGGGCAAGCGGCATTCACTATACTTTTGCTCCATGTCTGGCT GTATGCAGAGATCCCCGATGGGGTAGATGCTACGAGAGTTACAGTGAAGACACTGAAATTGTTAGAAAGATGACTTCCATTGTCTCAGGCTTGCAGGGTCAGCCATCCCAAGAACACCCAAAAGGCTACCCTTTTTTGGCTGGAAG aAACAATGTTATTGCTTGTGCAAAGCATTTTGTGGGAGATGGGGGTACTGACAGTGGAATAAATGAGGGGGATACCATTTCATCATATGAGGACTTGGAGAGGATTCATATGGCACCTTATCTAGACTGTATTTCTCAAGGGGTTTCCACTGTTATGGCATCCTATTCTAGCTGGAATGGGCGTAAACTGCATGCTGATCATTTTCTCCTTAcagaaattttaaaagataagcTAGGTTTTAAG GGTTTTGTAATTTCCGACTGGGAAGCACTTGACCGATTAAGTGAACCGCGCGGCTCAAACTATCGTTACTGCATTTCCACTGCAGTTAATGCAGGAATAGACATG GTGATGGTGCCTCTGAGATATGAATTATTTGTGACGGATATGATCTCTCTGGTTGAATCAGGGGAGATACCAATGGCCAGGATTGATGATGCTGTTGAGCGGATACTCAGAGTGAAGTTTGTTGCTGGTCTTTTTGAATTTCCATTCACAGATAGATCTTTGCTGGATAGTGTTGGTTGCAAGGTAATTTTTAGCACATGGTTAGTGGCACTGCTCTGTTTGAAACGAGTTATCTTTAGAGAGTGTACACTTTTCCACCAAT CTGACTTAGTCATTTCTCCCTCAAATGTGATCCGTCTTCTTCTGTCTATTATAATTACCAGGAGAGAAACGATTTCTCAATCAGTAAGTAGATTATCTTTTACCATAAATAAGGggaaaaaggaatttttttttccaggtcCTTTTTCTGCAATTCTAATTTATCAACACAGTCCCTTTCGGAGAATAGTGGGATGGCCTCAACCTGTGGCTTAA